The window CTTCTCTTTAGCTTACAGCTGCCCGCCTTCAGACAGGGCAGCATTGCTAGCCATCAAAGCTGCCCTAAATGAGCCCTACTTGGGCATTTTCAAGTCGTGGACGGGCACTGATTGTTGCATGAACTGGTACGGAGTGAGTTGTGACCCGGAGGTTCACCGAGTCACCGAGATCAACCTCCGCGGTGTATCAGAAGACTCCATCTTCAAAATGGCTCATCGGACCGGTTACATGAGCGGAACAATCTCGCGAGCAATATGCCGGCTTAATAGGCTTTCGAGCCTAGCCATAGCTGATTGGAAGGGCATTTCCGGCACAATCCCATCATGCATTACGTCTCTACCTAGCCTAAGAATCCTTGACTTGGTCGGAAACAAGCTCACTGGTGGACTTCCGACTGATATTGGTCAACTGAGTGGACTCACCATGCTAATTGTGGCAGATAATCAACTCACTGGGAGGTTGCCGAGGTCATTAACGAACTTATCTTCATTAACGCATTTAGATCTACGTAATAACTTTATTAGAGGTACAATTCCCAGACATTTTGGGAAATTAAGAATGCTAAGCCGTGCTTTGCTAAGCCGAAATCGACTTCATGGGAAAATCCCAAAGTCAATTTCTCACATTCATCGGCTTTCGGATTTAGATCTTTCGCTGAACCGACTTTCGGGCAGGATACCACCTTCACTAGGCAAAATGGCCGTTTTGGCCACGTTAAATCTTGGTGGCAACAATATTTCTGGTACCATCCCCATAACTTTGATTACTTCGCGAATCTGGACTttaaatttgagcaaaaatgCACTTGAAGGTAATATTCCTGACACATTTGATCGAAGGTCATATTTTGCAGTTCTTGATTTATCGTATAATCAGCTCAAAGGAACCATTCCCAAGTCTCTAGTGTCCGCTAGCTTCATTGGCTACCTTGACCTCAGCCATAACCACCTTTGCGGTCTGATTCCAGAGGGCTCCCCGTTCGATCATCTTGAAGCATCGTCGTTTGTGTACAACGACTGTCTTTGTGGGAAGCCACTTAGAGATTGCTAAGCAAAAGTAGTTTATAAAGTTAATTACTATCCGATACATATTATggagctgtttttttttttattttctttttgacgTTAATTCTTGTATGTTGAAAATGTCTGTACTAATGACTTACTATATATGCTATAATACATTAGTTAGCTAAATgtggtttttattttttcatgatGTTGTGGGGTTTGAAGGATTTATATCTTTTTTAAATGTCCAATCGGCATATCAGTTTGAATGTGAGGTCATGGTCGtcacgaaaaaagaaaaagaaaaagaaaaaaaatgcccTTTCAAATTTTCAGTTGATTTGGATAAATATTCACTTCAAACGCCTGTGAATAATATAGTTAAATCATTTTCCGCTGTCACCACTACAAAGATGAGACGAAAATGAAATAATCATAGGCCTACAACAGTTGCAATTTTGAAGTAGGACAATTTCATTGAACAAATTCTGTAAAGCAagctttttatttgttttttatttttttatatgtaGAGCAAGTTATTAATCAGTTTACAAAGActtcacttaattaattcaagtgCGAATTGCTGATTATCTAGCGAGTTGACAACAAAGAGGATCATGATGACGACGTGATTTTGTTGGATCAAGGTCCTGGGGAACCATTTGAGTCAATTGTCGAGCACAATTTGACAGCCTAGATTGGGTGGTTTAGTCTTGTCCGTTAAGCTTATacttcggaaaaaaaaaaaaattttccaaattgacGAATCAGATGAAGGCCACATGAGCTCAACTCCTTATGAGCCCGTCAGCTATTTTCTTGtaaatttcaaagttttaaacaCGGAGGGTTAAGTGAATTGGATGAGTTTCCAATTAATGATTCAAACCAGTTTAACCCTgttcaaattttttaattattttattttttatgtaaattggatgattttttttaaaaaaaaaatagtgtgAACCGGTTCAAAAGTTTAATTTGTTATTGGGTCGACCAgttcttgatttggtttaaCTAGTTCAGATAATTTTCTGCATTGAGTATTGAA is drawn from Coffea arabica cultivar ET-39 chromosome 1c, Coffea Arabica ET-39 HiFi, whole genome shotgun sequence and contains these coding sequences:
- the LOC113701150 gene encoding uncharacterized protein isoform X2, which encodes MIKLLVVVLSILCIFSLAYSCPPSDRAALLAIKAALNEPYLGIFKSWTGTDCCMNWYGVSCDPEVHRVTEINLRGVSEDSIFKMAHRTGYMSGTISRAICRLNRLSSLAIADWKGISGTIPSCITSLPSLRILDLVGNKLTGGLPTDIGQLSGLTMLIVADNQLTGRLPRSLTNLSSLTHLDLRNNFIRGTIPRHFGKLRMLSRALLSRNRLHGKIPKSISHIHRLSDLDLSLNRLSGRIPPSLGKMAVLATLNLGGNNISVLDLSYNQLKGTIPKSLVSASFIGYLDLSHNHLCGLIPEGSPFDHLEASSFVYNDCLCGKPLRDC
- the LOC113701150 gene encoding uncharacterized protein isoform X1, which translates into the protein MIKLLVVVLSILCIFSLAYSCPPSDRAALLAIKAALNEPYLGIFKSWTGTDCCMNWYGVSCDPEVHRVTEINLRGVSEDSIFKMAHRTGYMSGTISRAICRLNRLSSLAIADWKGISGTIPSCITSLPSLRILDLVGNKLTGGLPTDIGQLSGLTMLIVADNQLTGRLPRSLTNLSSLTHLDLRNNFIRGTIPRHFGKLRMLSRALLSRNRLHGKIPKSISHIHRLSDLDLSLNRLSGRIPPSLGKMAVLATLNLGGNNISGTIPITLITSRIWTLNLSKNALEGNIPDTFDRRSYFAVLDLSYNQLKGTIPKSLVSASFIGYLDLSHNHLCGLIPEGSPFDHLEASSFVYNDCLCGKPLRDC